A region from the Lentimonas sp. CC4 genome encodes:
- a CDS encoding PEP-CTERM sorting domain-containing protein has product MKTGSWHYLLISFVTCVSSNAAIVGNGRFDTAPSTYRQNSASVGYYLNAASGDIICGGQYPFERTFDTKININQWLITRNIQSPQYDATGGNVGGGMVMRPDDVLKNRPRAILQFAQDDKTTTGIVNFSIDFKFNHTDTGMVGNVELYGWNAGETGPILSIGGSTANSADFNVTVAGSAVNLLGETGVKIHATDFSADTWKTVTIEGVDLGTGFDFFAWRLGVVGADDGDIASFDNLVDIPEPETFTLLFGLTGLVLIFIRRRQ; this is encoded by the coding sequence ATGAAAACAGGCAGCTGGCACTATCTTCTCATCTCATTCGTCACGTGTGTCTCTTCGAATGCCGCAATTGTTGGCAACGGGCGCTTCGATACGGCACCATCTACGTATCGACAAAACTCGGCTTCGGTCGGTTACTATTTGAATGCAGCCTCTGGGGATATTATTTGCGGAGGTCAATATCCATTTGAAAGGACTTTCGATACTAAGATAAACATAAACCAGTGGTTGATCACTCGAAACATCCAATCGCCTCAGTATGATGCAACTGGCGGCAACGTCGGTGGCGGCATGGTGATGCGTCCGGACGATGTATTGAAAAATAGACCGCGCGCGATTCTGCAATTTGCTCAAGATGACAAGACCACGACAGGAATCGTTAACTTCTCGATTGATTTCAAATTTAACCATACAGACACCGGAATGGTCGGCAATGTCGAGCTGTATGGTTGGAATGCGGGTGAGACTGGTCCGATACTCTCAATCGGTGGTTCAACTGCCAACTCTGCGGATTTTAATGTAACCGTCGCGGGAAGCGCGGTGAACCTGTTGGGGGAAACGGGTGTGAAGATTCACGCCACCGATTTTTCGGCTGACACCTGGAAGACTGTGACCATCGAAGGGGTGGACCTCGGCACGGGCTTCGATTTCTTCGCATGGCGCTTGGGTGTTGTCGGAGCTGATGATGGCGACATCGCTTCGTTCGATAATCTCGTGGACATTCCAGAGCCTGAAACGTTCACACTACTCTTTGGGCTCACTGGTCTGGTGTTGATTTTTATTCGCCGCCGCCAGTAG
- a CDS encoding arylsulfatase, with amino-acid sequence MITNIKKGCFVTVVFVAWAAVASSQTTLIDATFNDTDDGLLESFSSLDNGAGNPAWVQATGEASMSVDDPSVGTLGAVSDGSFDGTILQSDSSVAITFVVESITDPDDGPTNNGHWLGLQGNDSELWNNSEDASGNDAWAVGVRFLSGNVDFVYDKVGGNEVSIASLGTYTVASLQDGYTAALTLDEDGWDISITGIITSTRGTGSWPAGFDYSNLQVDDAVYAAMTYQQSEEAGTIVDLQSILVVGDNLSLPVDPNADSDGDDMINAYESANGLDPNDASDRNTDLDEDGLTNYEEFLLGTAANLMDTDNDGLSDYAEVNQHFTDPLDADSDDDFLNDSDELLIFRTDPNLQDSDLDGFDDGAELATLSNPRDLSITPTGQDSDEDGLLDNLEIEAFGTLDSDGLADNDGDLFPNIVEQAFGSLLNDAASIPQLNLDAGLELTFKRHLIAGVGYELLVSEDLKTWQSYLGYLLENASSSAGANHEEASYDLLGDADQLFVKASSRTEIVSRPNIIVIYTDDQGFGDMGANNPNCKFPTPALDQLAAQGINFTDGHTADTVCTPSRYALLTGRYPWRTSRKSGVLGADAKPMIDNDRATLASFLRDHGYATAMIGKWHLGMDIPGSNGNRTFTSPITDLPLDKGFDYFYGIPASMNFGYLAWIEGRFTEVNPTLRTSKKNNTLPGSFNDYRITPPYSETTGGLEVAPDFDDVLCLTRFTDKAIEWMRQQVPEARGGKPFFVYIPYTSSHKPVCPRDDFLGLSDAGAYGDFMMETDYHVGNILKFLDESGLANNTMVIFSSDNGPETNYAARDNAYGHDSAGIYRGGKRDVYEGGHRVPFVVRWPAGIAADGRVWDKPVCQTDLLATFADIIGVTLADDEGEDSVSFYDVLRDDSASPIRLPMIVRGETGSRYALRDGDWKLIMPSSSVTSYELYNLANDPTESNDLSGSTDQSIIDRIAAMEASITEIIVSGRTTPGADVGNDTGLWNDLVWIP; translated from the coding sequence ATGATAACTAATATTAAAAAAGGGTGCTTCGTGACTGTTGTTTTTGTTGCGTGGGCTGCGGTCGCTTCGAGTCAGACGACTTTGATCGATGCGACGTTTAACGATACGGACGACGGTCTGCTTGAAAGCTTCAGTAGTCTAGACAATGGCGCTGGGAATCCGGCTTGGGTTCAAGCCACTGGCGAGGCCTCGATGTCGGTCGATGACCCATCTGTTGGGACGCTGGGTGCGGTCAGTGATGGTTCATTTGATGGAACTATTTTACAATCCGATAGCTCGGTAGCGATTACTTTTGTCGTCGAATCGATTACCGATCCGGATGACGGCCCAACGAATAATGGGCACTGGCTGGGTCTACAAGGCAACGATAGTGAGCTCTGGAACAATTCGGAAGATGCCAGTGGCAACGATGCGTGGGCTGTCGGGGTTCGATTCTTGAGTGGTAACGTGGATTTCGTATACGACAAAGTCGGAGGGAACGAAGTGAGCATCGCTTCTCTGGGAACGTATACAGTGGCGAGCTTACAGGATGGTTACACCGCAGCGCTCACGCTTGATGAGGATGGTTGGGATATCTCTATTACTGGGATTATTACTAGCACGAGAGGCACAGGTTCTTGGCCAGCAGGGTTTGATTACTCCAACTTACAAGTGGATGACGCCGTCTATGCGGCTATGACGTATCAACAATCAGAGGAAGCAGGCACGATTGTCGATTTACAATCGATCTTAGTGGTCGGGGACAATTTATCATTACCAGTCGATCCGAATGCTGATTCGGATGGCGATGATATGATCAATGCCTACGAAAGCGCGAATGGCCTAGATCCTAATGACGCTTCAGACCGAAACACGGATTTAGACGAGGATGGCCTGACGAATTATGAAGAATTCCTGCTCGGCACTGCCGCAAATTTAATGGATACGGACAACGATGGCTTGAGTGATTACGCCGAGGTCAACCAGCACTTCACCGACCCTCTAGACGCAGATTCTGACGATGACTTTCTGAATGATTCTGATGAGTTACTGATTTTTAGAACCGATCCGAATCTACAGGATAGTGATTTGGACGGATTCGATGATGGTGCCGAGCTTGCTACGCTTTCGAATCCGCGTGATCTTTCGATTACTCCGACAGGGCAAGATAGTGACGAGGATGGGCTCTTAGATAACTTAGAAATAGAAGCTTTCGGCACCCTCGATAGTGACGGATTGGCTGACAATGACGGCGACCTCTTTCCGAACATTGTGGAGCAGGCTTTTGGTAGCTTACTCAATGATGCAGCATCGATACCGCAGCTCAATCTGGATGCTGGGTTGGAATTGACCTTCAAGCGCCATCTGATTGCAGGTGTCGGTTATGAGCTCTTAGTTTCCGAGGACTTGAAGACGTGGCAATCCTACCTAGGCTACCTTCTAGAAAATGCATCGTCTTCGGCGGGTGCAAATCATGAGGAAGCATCATACGATTTACTGGGCGATGCGGATCAACTATTTGTCAAAGCCAGTTCACGAACGGAGATTGTCAGTCGGCCCAATATCATTGTGATCTACACCGACGATCAGGGCTTCGGCGACATGGGAGCGAACAATCCTAATTGTAAATTCCCGACACCAGCACTGGACCAACTGGCGGCACAGGGGATTAATTTTACAGATGGCCATACCGCGGACACCGTCTGCACGCCCTCGCGTTATGCATTGTTGACGGGTCGCTACCCTTGGCGGACGAGCAGGAAGTCAGGTGTGCTCGGCGCGGATGCGAAGCCCATGATTGACAACGATAGGGCAACGCTGGCCTCCTTCTTGCGTGATCATGGCTACGCAACTGCGATGATCGGTAAGTGGCACCTCGGCATGGATATCCCTGGATCGAACGGCAACCGAACGTTCACGAGCCCGATCACTGACTTACCACTCGACAAGGGATTTGACTACTTCTACGGGATTCCCGCTTCCATGAATTTTGGTTATCTGGCTTGGATCGAAGGGCGCTTTACCGAAGTTAATCCGACTCTCAGGACCAGCAAAAAGAATAACACGCTTCCAGGCTCGTTCAATGACTATCGAATTACACCTCCGTATTCTGAAACGACGGGCGGGCTCGAAGTCGCTCCTGATTTTGACGACGTTTTATGCCTAACTCGTTTTACCGATAAGGCGATCGAGTGGATGAGGCAGCAAGTTCCCGAAGCTCGTGGCGGAAAGCCGTTTTTTGTCTACATTCCTTATACCTCATCTCATAAGCCCGTTTGCCCTCGCGATGATTTTCTCGGGCTGAGTGATGCGGGTGCATACGGTGATTTTATGATGGAGACGGATTATCATGTCGGAAACATCCTGAAGTTCCTTGATGAGAGTGGCCTCGCCAATAATACGATGGTGATCTTCTCCAGTGACAATGGTCCCGAGACCAACTATGCGGCGCGAGATAACGCTTACGGGCATGATAGTGCTGGGATCTATCGGGGAGGTAAGCGCGACGTGTATGAAGGCGGGCACCGCGTTCCCTTTGTGGTTCGCTGGCCGGCAGGTATTGCTGCTGATGGTCGTGTTTGGGATAAGCCCGTTTGCCAGACTGATTTACTCGCCACTTTTGCTGACATAATCGGTGTGACATTGGCAGACGATGAAGGCGAAGACAGCGTGAGCTTCTATGATGTGTTACGCGACGATTCTGCGAGCCCAATACGTCTGCCTATGATTGTTCGTGGCGAAACCGGCAGTCGCTATGCACTACGTGATGGTGATTGGAAGTTAATCATGCCGTCCTCCAGTGTGACGAGCTATGAACTCTATAATTTAGCGAATGATCCCACGGAATCGAATGATTTGTCAGGATCCACGGACCAGTCGATTATCGACCGTATTGCCGCAATGGAGGCCAGTATTACTGAAATCATTGTAAGTGGCCGCACCACGCCTGGCGCGGATGTTGGCAACGACACAGGGTTATGGAATGATCTTGTGTGGATTCCTTAG
- a CDS encoding glycoside hydrolase family 30 beta sandwich domain-containing protein yields MCRPASITKSTRSARDFNPKTLITSEATAWKRDRSFKWNDDLFWGLYNNWYGTFKYGGTAALQWNLVLDHNYGPTPRKDSQAYGIVTVNTDTYQESKMEREFYGMGHISKAIGGGGNLIESILHEGGKPSAQLRTLAFKRTDGSLGLFVINKSPKSNAKLTIEYRNLTFDVIIPKYSLATYEWSELK; encoded by the coding sequence ATGTGCCGTCCGGCATCGATCACAAAAAGCACGCGCTCTGCGCGTGATTTCAATCCGAAAACGTTAATAACCTCGGAAGCGACTGCTTGGAAAAGAGATCGCTCATTCAAATGGAATGATGATCTCTTTTGGGGACTTTATAATAACTGGTATGGCACTTTCAAATACGGCGGCACTGCAGCGCTGCAGTGGAACCTGGTGCTCGACCATAACTACGGGCCGACACCAAGAAAGGATTCTCAAGCTTACGGTATCGTGACAGTCAACACGGATACGTATCAGGAGTCTAAGATGGAACGCGAATTCTACGGTATGGGTCACATTTCCAAAGCCATCGGCGGTGGCGGAAATCTCATCGAGAGCATTCTGCATGAGGGGGGCAAGCCAAGTGCACAGCTCAGAACCTTAGCGTTTAAGCGGACGGATGGGAGCCTCGGTTTATTTGTGATCAACAAGTCCCCGAAGTCGAATGCGAAGCTGACAATCGAATACCGAAATCTCACCTTCGACGTCATCATTCCAAAATACTCTCTGGCGACATACGAGTGGTCGGAGTTGAAGTAA
- a CDS encoding glycoside hydrolase family protein, which produces MKIDIRQSAYIMLIPLVSFAAVSELKVGNESSIVQNEALNSTELKKPTNIFKGNLEPAPVNGSFKMKDYIIWGASVTKGDDGNYYMFASRWPKSVGMGNWVTNSEVVLASSDNAEGPYTFEKVILPPRGPEFWDGMMTHNPTIQRHDGKYILFYIGTTYDFEIPSSRVSRELYGQVWNRKRIGVAVADSPFGPWQRFDEPILQPRPGQWDGAIISNPAPVVREDGSVLLIYKSAPVPYPARNKNRALHFGVAQAPHYLGPYSRVNGGQKIEIEGAKDAHVEDAYVWEANGHYHMVAKVFSKSLTGETGAGFYSYSKDGIKWILPEDPKAYSRSVVFSDGTTRTQKKLERPQVLFEEGAPTHVFFATANPTGGDIHNLVIPLKKNTDALKP; this is translated from the coding sequence ATGAAAATAGATATCAGACAATCAGCATATATTATGCTGATACCCTTAGTGTCATTTGCTGCAGTTTCCGAGCTGAAAGTCGGTAATGAAAGCTCTATTGTTCAAAATGAAGCGCTGAACAGCACCGAGCTCAAAAAGCCCACCAACATCTTCAAGGGTAATCTTGAGCCAGCGCCCGTCAATGGGTCCTTCAAAATGAAGGATTACATCATCTGGGGAGCTTCTGTCACGAAGGGAGACGATGGCAACTATTACATGTTTGCATCACGCTGGCCTAAGTCGGTCGGGATGGGTAATTGGGTCACAAATTCTGAGGTTGTTCTGGCCTCCTCAGACAATGCTGAGGGGCCTTACACATTCGAGAAGGTGATACTTCCCCCGCGTGGCCCCGAGTTCTGGGACGGTATGATGACACATAATCCGACGATTCAACGGCATGACGGTAAATATATCCTATTTTATATAGGCACCACTTATGACTTCGAGATACCTAGCTCAAGAGTGAGTCGAGAGCTTTATGGTCAAGTATGGAACAGGAAACGAATTGGCGTGGCGGTAGCCGATTCACCATTTGGCCCGTGGCAAAGGTTTGACGAGCCTATCCTTCAGCCGCGCCCCGGTCAGTGGGATGGAGCCATCATCTCCAATCCGGCGCCTGTGGTCCGCGAGGATGGTAGTGTTCTGTTGATCTACAAGAGCGCTCCTGTCCCTTACCCAGCTCGAAATAAGAACCGTGCCTTACACTTTGGTGTTGCGCAGGCACCGCATTATCTAGGCCCGTATAGTCGCGTGAATGGTGGCCAGAAGATTGAAATTGAGGGTGCAAAGGACGCTCATGTTGAGGATGCCTACGTTTGGGAGGCGAATGGTCACTATCACATGGTGGCGAAGGTTTTCAGTAAGAGCCTGACAGGGGAAACCGGGGCTGGGTTTTATTCGTATTCTAAAGATGGAATAAAATGGATCTTACCAGAAGATCCTAAAGCTTATAGCCGCTCAGTAGTATTCAGCGATGGCACGACACGAACTCAGAAAAAGCTGGAACGCCCTCAGGTGCTTTTTGAGGAGGGGGCTCCAACTCATGTCTTCTTTGCTACGGCTAACCCAACAGGAGGGGATATTCATAATTTAGTCATTCCTTTGAAAAAGAATACCGATGCACTAAAGCCTTGA
- a CDS encoding acetylxylan esterase — protein sequence MKSNIFKQLAVSLILIPHFALGAMDIWGKGEVPSISDPADVPRSLDAIWDVYEQDYDKYNPLEAKFHQTWETEDGIVMNWVQVTVGTFRGKKAVICGYFAYPKGAKNLPTILAFKGAHQPAGEPVAEEWAKLGYASFNPHNSGGPITEGTVVGLPSTDWGAIQHQGALGPYGNLKPTNDTEFNNTIDDVFSPRNNFYFPRQISSRRIITFLSQQPQVNPEAIGVTGHSTGGALATQVSIDPRIKAAVPSMGGAGGLYLEHPHLTGNVRNQGNFKGDDLEIVKATVDGYAYYKKMHAPVLAVSCTNDFNAPDWNFIQSLKLATVDKRFSCAANLSHKSLPEVAMAGYQWFEIHLKGKGPDFPGTAKTKLVLEQADGIPVFYAEVPPSEWKLKRVDVYFCNNGDVKKRKWSNATPKEMGNGVWSAQAPVSDLSEPLFAFANFIYEVEPIAVGVARLDGASEMCVTSDYAYVWPEALEAGGVKVTAEKAGFIEGKKRKSKKK from the coding sequence ATGAAGTCCAACATATTCAAACAGCTCGCTGTATCATTGATTCTGATACCTCACTTCGCTTTGGGTGCGATGGATATATGGGGGAAGGGTGAAGTTCCATCCATTTCCGACCCGGCGGATGTGCCGCGCAGCTTGGATGCGATTTGGGATGTCTATGAGCAGGACTATGACAAATACAACCCGCTCGAAGCGAAATTCCATCAAACATGGGAAACCGAGGATGGCATTGTCATGAACTGGGTGCAGGTGACCGTGGGAACTTTTAGAGGCAAGAAGGCGGTCATTTGTGGTTATTTTGCTTATCCCAAAGGAGCTAAAAACTTACCGACCATTCTCGCATTCAAGGGCGCTCACCAGCCTGCCGGCGAACCAGTTGCCGAAGAGTGGGCTAAGCTCGGCTACGCCAGTTTTAATCCACACAATAGTGGTGGCCCCATCACCGAGGGAACTGTTGTCGGGCTTCCCAGCACCGATTGGGGTGCGATCCAACACCAGGGCGCGCTTGGGCCCTATGGAAACCTGAAACCGACCAACGATACCGAGTTCAATAATACCATTGATGATGTGTTTAGCCCTCGAAACAATTTCTACTTTCCGCGGCAAATCAGCTCGCGGCGTATTATTACCTTTCTCAGCCAGCAACCACAGGTTAATCCGGAGGCCATTGGCGTCACTGGGCATTCCACGGGTGGAGCATTGGCCACACAGGTGAGTATCGATCCTCGCATTAAAGCGGCAGTGCCCTCAATGGGGGGTGCCGGCGGACTCTATTTGGAACATCCGCATCTTACCGGAAATGTCCGCAATCAGGGGAATTTCAAAGGCGATGATCTGGAAATCGTGAAGGCCACAGTCGATGGTTACGCATACTACAAGAAGATGCACGCGCCGGTCCTCGCAGTCAGTTGCACCAACGATTTCAATGCACCGGATTGGAATTTTATCCAGTCGCTTAAATTAGCCACAGTCGATAAGCGCTTCAGTTGTGCTGCGAACCTAAGCCACAAAAGCTTACCGGAAGTCGCCATGGCCGGCTACCAATGGTTCGAGATCCATCTGAAGGGCAAGGGGCCGGATTTCCCTGGAACCGCTAAGACCAAACTGGTTCTAGAACAAGCAGACGGAATTCCTGTGTTTTATGCTGAAGTGCCGCCTTCTGAATGGAAGCTCAAGCGAGTGGATGTCTATTTCTGTAATAATGGGGATGTGAAAAAACGCAAGTGGTCGAACGCGACTCCGAAAGAAATGGGCAACGGGGTGTGGAGTGCACAAGCACCGGTTTCCGATCTCAGTGAGCCGCTCTTTGCCTTCGCTAATTTTATTTACGAAGTCGAACCGATTGCCGTGGGTGTCGCTCGCTTGGACGGTGCATCCGAAATGTGTGTGACCAGTGACTACGCGTATGTCTGGCCCGAGGCGCTTGAGGCCGGCGGAGTCAAAGTTACAGCGGAAAAAGCCGGTTTCATTGAGGGGAAGAAAAGGAAGTCTAAGAAAAAATAA
- a CDS encoding cation:proton antiporter — protein sequence MMIPLLAMATTQHALWALCLAVGAGCLLTVLSRRLHLPTIVLLLLGGFALGSEGLNLLHPNELGEFLPMIVSLAVGLILFEGGLTLDIKDFSHTSTVIKRLLTVGVLITWLGAALTAFLVFEISPSFALLMGSLIIVTGPTVIVPLLRRIRVDQKIGSILHWEAVLIDSIGVFIAILCFEWVVEGGGAVALPNFMIRIVSGCGIGFIGGYLIYWFMKHGWVPDNIVNAFALASAMLIFGLTELIKPEAGLLSVTIAGLIVGLNKPRQLREVKAFKAEIVDLLIGLLFLLLVARLEIKQFVDFFTIGGGWVLFSVILLIRPISIAVSSWGTALKLREKALLSWVAPRGVVAASMASLFALSLQSKGDPEGAALLESFVYSIICATVLIQGLSAGMVAKLLRVQRPAPNDWLIIGAHHFGRELARQLIREDEQDVMLLDTNARNIALAKKDGLPAMLCDGMEAEKLYEEEQALFGAGYVLALTDNVELNQLLMQRWAEVLDTEKVFGWIPSDSTTKEDQLTGVSVFGDLSRPAVIGSELLQEESSFESVTWEEGMTLPSGDWHPLFVRRSKQLKAVPQDSALKEMVKEDDEVICLRRSEGFLLRALQMGGYLNIECDTVEQLYTQLAHVAAEAVEGVSEETILEDLGAQGRVFPAFLGHGIAIPHVYSSKLNYRVCYIASLKNGLEIPGQDEAIDFVFFLLSPTGDTEGHLSTLAEIAKGCRSEPRRKQIKSAQRIEEVIAVIGN from the coding sequence ATGATGATTCCGCTACTCGCCATGGCTACGACTCAACACGCACTCTGGGCGCTCTGCCTCGCTGTCGGTGCTGGTTGCTTACTCACGGTGTTATCTCGCCGACTGCACCTGCCAACCATCGTGCTGCTACTGCTGGGTGGCTTTGCACTCGGATCCGAAGGGCTCAACCTGTTGCATCCCAATGAATTGGGCGAGTTTCTTCCGATGATCGTGTCGTTGGCCGTCGGCCTGATACTATTCGAGGGCGGATTGACGCTCGATATTAAGGATTTCTCGCATACCTCGACGGTCATCAAGCGCTTGTTAACCGTCGGGGTGCTGATCACTTGGCTGGGCGCAGCGCTCACGGCCTTTCTGGTGTTCGAGATTTCGCCCTCTTTCGCATTACTGATGGGCAGCCTGATCATTGTGACAGGGCCGACGGTGATTGTGCCGCTGCTACGTAGGATTCGCGTTGATCAGAAGATTGGCAGCATTTTGCATTGGGAAGCGGTGTTGATCGATTCAATCGGTGTCTTCATCGCGATTCTTTGCTTCGAGTGGGTGGTCGAAGGTGGTGGCGCGGTGGCGTTGCCGAATTTTATGATCCGCATCGTGAGTGGTTGCGGGATCGGCTTCATTGGCGGCTATCTCATCTACTGGTTCATGAAACACGGCTGGGTGCCGGATAACATCGTCAATGCGTTTGCCCTCGCCAGCGCGATGCTGATCTTCGGGCTGACCGAGCTGATCAAGCCCGAGGCTGGCCTACTATCTGTGACCATAGCCGGATTGATCGTCGGCCTGAACAAGCCACGCCAGTTGCGAGAGGTTAAAGCCTTCAAGGCCGAGATTGTCGATCTACTCATTGGCCTACTCTTCTTACTGCTCGTGGCTCGCCTAGAAATAAAGCAATTCGTCGATTTCTTCACCATTGGCGGCGGTTGGGTGCTATTTTCTGTGATTCTGCTGATCCGTCCCATCAGTATCGCGGTTTCGTCTTGGGGCACCGCTTTGAAATTACGCGAGAAAGCGCTATTGAGCTGGGTCGCTCCGCGAGGCGTCGTGGCGGCATCGATGGCATCGTTATTTGCTTTGTCTCTACAGTCTAAAGGCGATCCCGAAGGCGCAGCGCTATTGGAGTCATTCGTCTACTCCATTATTTGTGCGACCGTGTTGATCCAGGGCTTATCGGCAGGGATGGTGGCGAAGCTCCTGCGCGTGCAACGTCCAGCGCCCAATGATTGGCTCATCATCGGAGCACACCACTTCGGCCGTGAATTGGCTCGGCAGCTGATCCGCGAAGACGAACAAGATGTCATGCTGCTCGACACCAATGCGCGCAATATCGCACTGGCAAAAAAGGATGGCTTACCTGCCATGCTCTGCGATGGCATGGAAGCAGAGAAACTTTACGAAGAAGAGCAGGCGCTATTTGGCGCAGGCTATGTCTTAGCATTGACCGATAACGTCGAGCTAAACCAACTCCTGATGCAACGCTGGGCTGAAGTGCTCGACACTGAGAAAGTCTTTGGCTGGATCCCCTCTGATAGCACAACAAAGGAGGATCAGCTCACTGGGGTATCCGTCTTCGGTGACCTCTCCCGCCCTGCAGTCATCGGTAGCGAATTGCTCCAAGAAGAAAGCAGTTTCGAGTCCGTAACGTGGGAAGAAGGCATGACTTTGCCCTCAGGAGACTGGCATCCGCTCTTCGTGCGCAGAAGCAAGCAACTCAAGGCAGTGCCACAAGACAGCGCCCTCAAAGAGATGGTTAAAGAGGACGACGAAGTCATCTGTCTGCGCCGCTCCGAAGGCTTCCTGCTACGAGCACTGCAAATGGGAGGCTACCTAAATATCGAGTGTGACACTGTCGAGCAACTCTACACGCAACTCGCCCACGTCGCAGCCGAAGCCGTCGAAGGCGTGTCGGAAGAAACCATACTCGAAGATCTCGGCGCTCAAGGGCGTGTCTTCCCTGCATTCTTGGGGCACGGCATCGCGATTCCACACGTTTATAGCTCCAAGCTGAACTACCGCGTGTGTTACATTGCGTCGCTCAAGAATGGGCTCGAAATCCCAGGCCAAGATGAGGCCATCGACTTTGTCTTCTTCCTACTCAGCCCGACAGGAGACACTGAGGGGCATCTCTCCACACTTGCCGAGATCGCCAAAGGCTGCCGCTCTGAGCCACGCCGCAAGCAAATCAAGAGCGCTCAACGAATCGAGGAAGTCATTGCCGTGATTGGCAACTAG
- the cysE gene encoding serine O-acetyltransferase, translated as MQPIDLDAHWGEIRHEAAQIVAREPALKPLLKETVLDRSSFAECLTYRLARKLVNHSTSVNVLHDVFIEAFMHEPMILQDVASDMIAVYERDPACPDALTPLLYFKGFQALVCYRVAHHLWQHDRTELALYLQSLISETFAVDIHPAAKIGCGILLDHATGFVAGETSVIEDNVSILHEVTLGGTGKDRGDRHPKVRSGVLIGAGAKILGNVEIGACAKVGAGSVVLKDVPPHTSVAGVPARVIGKASEVSPALGMCQNFES; from the coding sequence ATGCAACCAATTGACCTCGACGCCCACTGGGGAGAGATACGCCACGAAGCCGCGCAAATCGTCGCTCGAGAGCCTGCGCTCAAGCCTTTACTTAAGGAGACTGTCCTTGACCGTAGTTCATTTGCCGAGTGCCTGACTTACCGACTGGCCCGTAAACTTGTGAATCACTCGACTTCGGTCAACGTGCTGCATGACGTGTTTATCGAGGCATTCATGCATGAGCCAATGATTTTGCAGGATGTCGCCTCTGATATGATCGCCGTCTATGAGCGTGATCCAGCCTGCCCAGATGCGCTCACCCCCCTGCTCTATTTTAAGGGATTCCAAGCATTGGTCTGCTACCGAGTTGCTCACCACCTTTGGCAGCATGATCGCACCGAGTTGGCGCTGTATTTGCAGAGCCTGATATCCGAGACGTTCGCGGTCGACATCCACCCAGCGGCCAAAATCGGCTGCGGGATACTGCTCGACCACGCCACTGGCTTTGTTGCGGGTGAGACCTCTGTCATCGAAGACAACGTTTCAATTCTACACGAAGTCACACTTGGCGGAACTGGTAAAGACCGTGGTGATCGTCACCCGAAGGTGCGCTCAGGCGTGTTGATCGGTGCTGGGGCAAAGATCCTAGGCAACGTCGAGATCGGCGCATGTGCGAAGGTCGGTGCTGGTAGCGTCGTGCTTAAAGATGTGCCACCACATACTAGTGTGGCTGGTGTGCCCGCTCGAGTGATAGGCAAGGCATCCGAAGTTTCACCAGCGCTCGGTATGTGCCAGAATTTCGAGAGTTAA
- a CDS encoding methyltransferase has translation MFPRNVNPAASFGKKSSSYEAHAFVQTHASQWLAQWLPEATDSARCLEFGAGTGLLTRHLVEHFKYLESSDIEPAMVELCEAKYPSATHSVRDAWAAQPENGGQWDLVAASSVLQWAKEPVQVMRNWRELLNANGHILAGFFIEPSLPEMFAVTGGESPLIWRGDAAWRTIFESAGLEIVRMESDERRYHYPSALDFWKSLHSTGTAVSRKISPSQMMRFFRDYELQFSDAQGVYATWTFCRVELKASS, from the coding sequence ATGTTTCCTCGAAATGTAAACCCTGCCGCTTCCTTCGGGAAGAAATCGAGTAGCTACGAGGCACATGCATTTGTGCAGACACATGCCTCGCAGTGGCTGGCACAGTGGCTACCTGAGGCGACTGATTCAGCACGCTGCTTGGAGTTCGGCGCGGGCACGGGCTTACTGACCCGCCATCTCGTTGAACACTTTAAATATTTGGAAAGCAGCGACATCGAGCCGGCGATGGTCGAGCTTTGTGAGGCAAAGTATCCTTCGGCAACACACTCGGTGCGCGATGCCTGGGCGGCGCAGCCTGAGAATGGCGGTCAATGGGATCTCGTGGCAGCCTCAAGTGTGCTGCAGTGGGCGAAAGAACCCGTGCAGGTCATGCGCAACTGGCGCGAATTGCTAAATGCCAATGGACACATACTGGCGGGTTTCTTTATTGAGCCAAGTTTACCTGAAATGTTTGCGGTGACTGGCGGCGAAAGTCCCCTGATTTGGCGGGGCGATGCAGCATGGCGAACGATCTTTGAATCAGCAGGGCTAGAAATTGTGCGCATGGAGTCTGATGAGCGACGTTATCACTACCCTAGTGCCCTTGATTTCTGGAAATCACTCCATAGCACGGGCACAGCAGTTTCGCGGAAAATATCGCCCAGTCAAATGATGCGTTTTTTTCGAGACTATGAGTTGCAATTTAGCGATGCGCAGGGAGTCTATGCGACTTGGACATTCTGCCGTGTGGAATTGAAGGCTAGCTCGTAG